The following coding sequences lie in one Corynebacterium anserum genomic window:
- the coaE gene encoding dephospho-CoA kinase: MLKIGLTGGIGSGKSTVSKKLDEMGAFVVDADKIAREIVEPGEPALAELAEEFEGILNEDGTLNRQELARQAFASREATKKLNSITHPRIRERTDELFHEAELEGEKVLVYDMPLLIENGEADRVDHVLVVDAPDDVRVKRLTQYRNLDEKDARARIDAQIDRETRLAVADTVLDNSGDLEELMEQVESFWDEVV; encoded by the coding sequence ATGTTAAAGATCGGTCTGACAGGCGGCATTGGCTCAGGCAAGTCCACGGTGTCGAAAAAACTAGATGAAATGGGCGCGTTTGTCGTGGATGCTGACAAAATCGCCCGGGAAATAGTGGAACCCGGTGAGCCGGCGCTAGCTGAACTCGCAGAAGAATTTGAAGGCATCCTCAATGAGGATGGCACTCTTAACCGGCAGGAACTTGCACGTCAGGCTTTTGCTAGTCGCGAAGCGACGAAGAAATTAAACTCCATCACGCATCCTCGCATTCGTGAGCGCACAGATGAGCTTTTTCATGAGGCTGAGCTAGAGGGAGAGAAGGTTCTTGTCTACGACATGCCATTGCTCATTGAAAATGGTGAGGCGGACCGCGTGGATCATGTTCTGGTAGTGGATGCTCCCGACGACGTTCGGGTGAAACGGTTGACGCAGTACCGCAATCTGGATGAGAAGGATGCACGTGCTCGCATTGATGCGCAAATCGACCGCGAAACACGCCTAGCCGTCGCAGACACTGTTTTAGATAATTCCGGGGATCTCGAGGAGCTGATGGAACAAG
- a CDS encoding MaoC family dehydratase encodes MTTVTYKELDSIPVLMDEYRNAVKDIIPGVGTKRSAKENPTTAYKVKGVKIDVRHLAAYNSATGLRLRNELPLTYPYVLSFPLVMKVMTSKDFPLTAVGLVHLNNTIEQTRPLTVDDVLDISVHAENLRPHTKGVLIDFITTVSVAGEDIWTQTSAFLAKGAKLSSSSPYKNVEPTDARLLDKAEKPEVSPTASYRVTPEDIKIYAEASGDKNPIHVSNLGAKAFGFPATIAHGMWSAATMLRGLEGQIPPAARFQVDFAKPVVLPASIAYFAKKDNTSWDLQLRKASKLDTLHATGRIDAL; translated from the coding sequence ATGACTACCGTGACCTACAAGGAACTCGATTCCATCCCAGTGCTGATGGACGAATACCGCAACGCGGTCAAGGACATCATTCCGGGCGTGGGTACCAAGCGCAGCGCCAAGGAGAACCCCACCACCGCGTACAAAGTCAAAGGCGTGAAAATCGATGTTCGTCACCTCGCTGCCTACAACAGCGCGACGGGACTGCGCCTCCGCAACGAACTGCCACTGACCTATCCCTACGTGTTGTCTTTCCCTCTCGTTATGAAGGTGATGACCTCAAAAGACTTCCCTTTGACTGCGGTGGGACTGGTTCATCTCAACAACACCATCGAGCAAACTCGTCCCCTAACAGTCGACGATGTGCTGGACATCTCCGTGCATGCGGAGAACCTGCGTCCTCACACCAAGGGCGTACTCATCGATTTCATCACCACGGTTTCCGTCGCTGGTGAGGACATTTGGACACAAACCTCTGCATTCCTCGCGAAGGGCGCTAAACTTTCAAGCTCCTCCCCTTACAAGAACGTCGAGCCGACGGATGCGCGCCTTCTCGATAAAGCGGAGAAACCAGAAGTATCACCGACTGCCAGCTACCGCGTGACCCCGGAAGACATCAAGATTTATGCTGAGGCTTCCGGCGATAAGAACCCTATCCACGTTTCCAACCTCGGCGCCAAGGCCTTTGGATTCCCCGCCACCATTGCACACGGCATGTGGTCTGCAGCCACCATGTTGCGTGGTCTGGAGGGACAGATTCCACCAGCGGCTCGCTTCCAGGTGGATTTTGCTAAACCAGTGGTCCTCCCAGCTTCCATTGCCTACTTCGCTAAGAAGGACAACACCAGCTGGGATCTACAGCTGCGCAAAGCATCAAAATTGGATACGCTGCATGCTACCGGACGCATAGACGCTCTCTAG
- a CDS encoding acetyl-CoA C-acetyltransferase: MTNGSPRKVAILGGNRIPFARSNKEYADASNQDMLTAALDGLVARYGLQGEELGLVAAGAVLKHSRDFNLTREVVLGSALSSTTPAFDLQMACGTGLAALVQVADAIALGRIEAGIAGGVDTTSDAPLAVNDELRKTLIKVTNAKTTQQRLKLLGSIRPSQIAPEQPSNGEPRTGLSMGEHAAITAREMGISREDQDQLAAESHQKLAKAYEDGFFEDLLTPYLGVQRDTNLRPDSTVEKLAKLKPVFGKRDAEAHGTTATMTAGNSTPLTDGASVVLAASEEWAEEHNIPVRAYLVDSEVASVDFIHGKNGCTPDGLLMSPTIAVKRMLERNGLSLQDFDFYEIHEAFASQTLATLKAWESEDYCRERLGLDAPLGSIDRSKLNVNGSSLAAGHPFAATGGRIVASTAKLLEQKGSGRALVSICAAGGQGIVAILER, encoded by the coding sequence ATGACTAACGGATCCCCTCGCAAGGTCGCCATCCTGGGCGGCAACCGTATTCCTTTCGCCCGCTCCAACAAGGAGTATGCGGATGCTTCTAACCAGGACATGCTGACTGCTGCGCTGGATGGCCTCGTAGCTCGCTACGGTCTGCAGGGCGAGGAGCTGGGCCTGGTGGCTGCTGGTGCTGTGCTGAAGCATTCCCGCGATTTCAACCTCACTCGTGAAGTCGTCCTGGGTTCTGCTCTTTCTTCCACCACCCCTGCATTCGACTTGCAGATGGCTTGTGGCACAGGCCTAGCTGCCCTTGTTCAGGTGGCTGACGCCATTGCTTTGGGTCGCATCGAAGCTGGCATTGCCGGCGGTGTGGATACCACCTCCGATGCTCCTCTGGCTGTCAACGATGAACTGCGTAAGACCCTGATCAAGGTCACCAACGCTAAGACCACGCAGCAACGATTGAAGTTGCTGGGTTCTATTCGCCCATCCCAGATTGCGCCAGAACAGCCTTCTAACGGTGAGCCCCGCACTGGTCTATCCATGGGTGAGCACGCCGCAATCACAGCTCGCGAAATGGGCATTTCCCGGGAAGATCAGGATCAGCTGGCCGCCGAATCCCATCAGAAGCTGGCCAAAGCTTATGAGGATGGCTTCTTTGAGGATCTTCTCACTCCATACTTGGGTGTTCAGCGTGATACCAACCTGCGTCCAGATTCGACCGTAGAGAAGCTCGCCAAACTTAAGCCAGTATTCGGCAAGCGTGATGCGGAGGCTCATGGCACTACCGCAACCATGACTGCCGGTAACTCCACTCCTCTGACCGATGGAGCCTCCGTAGTTTTGGCCGCATCCGAAGAGTGGGCTGAGGAGCACAACATTCCGGTTCGTGCTTACTTGGTTGATTCTGAGGTCGCTTCTGTGGACTTCATTCATGGCAAGAATGGTTGCACACCGGACGGCCTGCTGATGTCTCCAACTATTGCTGTTAAGCGCATGCTGGAGCGTAATGGCTTGTCTCTGCAGGATTTCGATTTCTATGAAATTCATGAGGCTTTTGCCTCTCAGACCTTGGCCACTTTGAAGGCTTGGGAGTCTGAGGATTACTGCCGTGAGCGCCTGGGATTGGATGCCCCACTGGGCTCCATCGACCGCTCCAAGCTGAATGTGAATGGTTCTTCGCTGGCTGCGGGACACCCATTTGCTGCAACTGGTGGCCGTATTGTTGCTTCTACTGCGAAGTTGCTGGAACAGAAGGGCTCGGGTCGCGCACTGGTGTCTATCTGTGCCGCTGGTGGCCAGGGCATTGTGGCTATCCTAGAGCGTTAA
- a CDS encoding 3-oxoacyl-ACP reductase yields MSAPKKDAFLQFLDSPAGKFIAPKIGIPQQEPLRRYKKGEPALDGTVLLGGRGRIADGLKSLLSGDYQVTDTAGEGKHAAFVFDATGIKRPEDLQEIFDFFHPIMRQIKPSGRIVVIGTTPELCDDADERIVQRGLEGFTRSVAKELLRGATAQLVYVAPEVSSDDLSGVESTIRFLLSGKSAFVDAQVIRVGAEGAELPSNWDLPTEGKIAVVTGAARGIGATIAEVLARDGAKVICVDVPQAGEGLTETANKVKGTALPLDVTAADAADKIKEHAEQRHGGPVDIIVHNAGITRDKLLANMDEGRWNAVMSVNLIAPVRITEGLLANGGLAENGRVIGVSSIAGIAGNRGQTNYGLTKAAIIGFVDSLSAKLAEKNITINAVAPGFIETAMTAAIPFGTRQAGRLMSSLHQGGQTVDVAEAIAYFAAPASSSVTGNTIRVCGQGLLGA; encoded by the coding sequence GTGTCTGCACCAAAGAAGGACGCATTCCTGCAGTTCTTGGATTCCCCGGCCGGTAAGTTCATCGCACCTAAGATCGGTATTCCACAGCAGGAGCCTCTACGCCGTTACAAGAAGGGCGAGCCTGCCCTCGACGGCACCGTCCTGCTAGGTGGCCGTGGTCGCATCGCCGATGGTCTCAAGAGCCTTCTCTCTGGCGACTACCAGGTCACCGACACTGCCGGAGAAGGTAAGCACGCAGCATTCGTTTTCGATGCGACCGGTATCAAGCGTCCCGAAGACCTCCAGGAAATTTTCGACTTTTTCCACCCAATCATGCGCCAGATCAAACCATCCGGCCGCATCGTCGTCATCGGCACCACCCCGGAGCTGTGCGACGACGCCGATGAACGCATCGTCCAGCGTGGCCTCGAAGGCTTCACTCGCTCCGTGGCCAAGGAGCTGCTGCGTGGCGCTACCGCTCAGTTGGTCTACGTTGCCCCAGAAGTATCCTCCGATGATCTCTCCGGCGTGGAATCTACCATCCGATTCCTCCTCTCTGGAAAGTCCGCTTTTGTCGACGCACAGGTTATTCGCGTAGGCGCTGAGGGAGCTGAGCTTCCCTCGAACTGGGATCTGCCCACCGAAGGAAAGATCGCCGTCGTAACCGGTGCGGCTCGCGGTATCGGCGCTACCATCGCCGAAGTTCTAGCTCGCGACGGCGCCAAGGTCATTTGCGTAGACGTCCCTCAAGCAGGTGAAGGTCTGACCGAAACCGCCAATAAGGTCAAGGGAACCGCCCTCCCATTGGATGTCACCGCAGCTGATGCTGCAGACAAGATCAAGGAACACGCCGAGCAACGTCACGGTGGACCAGTGGACATCATCGTTCACAACGCTGGTATTACCCGCGATAAGCTGCTCGCCAACATGGATGAAGGCCGCTGGAACGCAGTCATGTCCGTCAACCTCATCGCCCCAGTACGCATCACCGAGGGCCTGCTCGCTAATGGTGGTTTGGCAGAAAACGGTCGCGTCATCGGCGTTTCCTCTATCGCTGGTATCGCCGGTAACCGAGGTCAGACCAACTACGGCCTGACCAAGGCCGCAATCATCGGTTTCGTCGATTCTCTCTCTGCCAAGCTGGCAGAGAAGAACATCACCATCAATGCTGTTGCGCCGGGCTTCATTGAAACTGCCATGACAGCAGCCATCCCATTCGGAACCCGCCAGGCTGGTCGTCTGATGAGCTCCCTGCACCAGGGTGGTCAGACCGTGGACGTTGCAGAAGCAATCGCTTACTTCGCAGCTCCAGCCTCCAGCTCCGTCACCGGCAACACTATCCGTGTCTGTGGCCAGGGTCTGTTGGGCGCTTAA